From one Triticum urartu cultivar G1812 chromosome 3, Tu2.1, whole genome shotgun sequence genomic stretch:
- the LOC125544956 gene encoding glucose-induced degradation protein 8 homolog isoform X1 encodes MMDLDPRLYEDASVSDNDVRNIVLSYLMHNCFKETAETFLSSTGLKLPVDYTVDVDKRKAILNFVVEGDAVKAIELTEELAPNLLENDMDLHFDLISLHFIELIRSRKCTEALEFGQKKLTPFGKVSKYVEKLEDFMALLAYEEPEKSPMFHLLAPEYRQNVADSLNRAILAHANLPAYSSLERVIQQSTVVRQYLQQEVDKDSYPPFCLKAFLDK; translated from the exons ATGATGGACCTGGATCCCCGCCTCTACGAGGACGCC TCTGTCAGCGATAACGATGTTCGCAACATAGTGCTATCTTATCTTATGCACAATTGTTTTAAGGAGACCGCAGAGACCTTCCTATCCAGCACTGGGCTAAAGTTACCTGTTGATTATACTGTAGATGTGGATAAACGTAAAG CGATCTTAAATTTTGTGGTGGAAGGGGATGCCGTGAAGGCCATAGAACTGACAGAAGAGTTGGCGCCCAACTTGCTAGAGAATGACATGGATTTACATTTTGATCTTATAAGTCTTCACTTCATTGAGCTAATTCGTTCCAGAAAATG CACAGAAGCACTTGAGTTTGGCCAGAAAAAGTTGACACCCTTTGGTAAAGTTTCCAAGTATGTTGAGAAATTAGAG GACTTTATGGCCCTCCTAGCTTATGAAGAGCCTGAGAAGTCACCTATGTTTCATCTACTAGCCCCAGAGTATAGGCAGAATGTTGCAGATAGCTTGAATCGGGCTATTCTCG CACATGCTAATCTACCTGCATATTCATCATTGGAGAGAGTTATACAGCAGTCGACCGTGGTTAGACAATATCTACAGCAGGAAGTTGACAAG GATTCTTACCCACCGTTTTGTTTGAAGGCCTTTCTGGACAAGTAA
- the LOC125544956 gene encoding glucose-induced degradation protein 8 homolog isoform X2: MMDLDPRLYEDASVSDNDVRNIVLSYLMHNCFKETAETFLSSTGLKLPVDYTVDVDKRKAILNFVVEGDAVKAIELTEELAPNLLENDMDLHFDLISLHFIELIRSRKCTEALEFGQKKLTPFGKVSKYVEKLEDFMALLAYEEPEKSPMFHLLAPEYRQNVADSLNRAILAHANLPAYSSLERVIQQSTVVRQYLQQEVDKAFLDK; encoded by the exons ATGATGGACCTGGATCCCCGCCTCTACGAGGACGCC TCTGTCAGCGATAACGATGTTCGCAACATAGTGCTATCTTATCTTATGCACAATTGTTTTAAGGAGACCGCAGAGACCTTCCTATCCAGCACTGGGCTAAAGTTACCTGTTGATTATACTGTAGATGTGGATAAACGTAAAG CGATCTTAAATTTTGTGGTGGAAGGGGATGCCGTGAAGGCCATAGAACTGACAGAAGAGTTGGCGCCCAACTTGCTAGAGAATGACATGGATTTACATTTTGATCTTATAAGTCTTCACTTCATTGAGCTAATTCGTTCCAGAAAATG CACAGAAGCACTTGAGTTTGGCCAGAAAAAGTTGACACCCTTTGGTAAAGTTTCCAAGTATGTTGAGAAATTAGAG GACTTTATGGCCCTCCTAGCTTATGAAGAGCCTGAGAAGTCACCTATGTTTCATCTACTAGCCCCAGAGTATAGGCAGAATGTTGCAGATAGCTTGAATCGGGCTATTCTCG CACATGCTAATCTACCTGCATATTCATCATTGGAGAGAGTTATACAGCAGTCGACCGTGGTTAGACAATATCTACAGCAGGAAGTTGACAAG GCCTTTCTGGACAAGTAA
- the LOC125544955 gene encoding pectate lyase 1-like: MALKELLMSVTLLFLLLRAATANHRHENVIDRCWRGQPNWATDRQRLAMCSVGFAGKMRQNRGHGVTVYTVTDPGDDPVQPKPGTLRYGATVLPGKVWITFRPGTMHIRLAQPLFVKSFTAIDGRGADVHVAGGAGIVLYEVSNVVIHGLHVHGVRAQAPGRVVRPGGAVQTMDAGDGDAIRLLSSSKVWIDHNTLARCEDGLLDVTLGSTDVTVSNNWFHDHDKVMLLGHDDQHVADRRMRVTVAFNRFGPNVNQRMPRIRHGYAHVVNNFYDGWREYAIGGSMGPTVKSQGNLFIASTANSANVTRRMPVGHAAGKDWHWHSSGDSFENGAVFKQTGSRVRPNYNRHQTFPAASADEVRSLTKDAGALRCSAGAAC, encoded by the exons ATGGCACTCAAAGAATTACTCATGTCCGTCACCCTCCTCTTCCTTCTCCTCCGAGCCGCCACCGCGAACCACCGGCACGAGAACGTCATCGACCGGTGCTGGCGCGGCCAGCCTAACTGGGCCACTGACCGGCAGCGGCTCGCCATGTGCTCCGTCGGCTTCGCCGGGAAGATGCGGCAGAACCGCGGCCACGGAGTGACCGTGTACACAGTCACCGACCCGGGCGACGACCCCGTGCAGCCCAAGCCCGGCACGCTGCGGTACGGCGCGACGGTGCTGCCGGGGAAGGTCTGGATCACCTTCCGGCCGGGCACCATGCACATCAGGCTGGCGCAGCCGCTCTTCGTCAAGAGCTTCACGGCGATCGACGGGCGGGGCGCCGATGTGCACGTCGCGGGGGGCGCCGGCATCGTGCTCTACGAGGTGAGCAACGTGGTCATCCACGGGCTCCACGTGCACGGCGTCCGCGCGCAGGCCCCCGGGCGTGTCGTCCGGCCCGGCGGCGCCGTGCAGACCATGGACGCCGGCGACGGCGACGCCATCCGGCTGCTGTCCAGCTCCAAGGTGTGGATCGACCACAACACGCTGGCGCGCTGCGAGGACGGCCTCCTGGACGTGACGCTCGGGTCCACGGACGTGACCGTCTCCAACAACTGGTTCCACGACCACGACAAGGTGATGCTGCTGGGCCACGACGACCAGCACGTCGCCGACCGCCGGATGCGGGTCACCGTGGCGTTCAACCGCTTCGGCCCCAACGTGAACCAGCGCATGCCGAGGATCAGGCACGGCTACGCCCACGTCGTCAACAACTTCTACGACGGGTGGAGGGAGTACGCCATTGGAGGGAGCATGGGGCCCACTGTCAAGAGCCAGGGCAATCTGTTCATCGCCTCCACGGCGAACAGTGCCAAT GTGACGAGAAGGATGCCGGTCGGACATGCCGCTGGGAAGGACTGGCATTGGCACTCCAGTGGGGACTCGTTTGAGAACGGCGCCGTCTTCAAGCAGACCGGCAGCAGGGTGCGCCCGAATTACAACAGGCATCAGACGTTCCCGGCGGCGAGCGCCGACGAGGTGAGATCGCTGACCAAGGACGCCGGTGCTCTGAGGTGCTCCGCCGGGGCCGCGTGCTGA
- the LOC125544953 gene encoding jacalin-related lectin 3-like isoform X1 — protein MSLASLSGNDPNPSSAPSALRSITRSVDRNGHRYADGNAGYEMVLAKDQNPNPSRIATLSNKMVSFPSFISDNGTMTISTPVRFGPWGGTGGTIFDDGIFTGVRQINITRGLGISSMKVLYDRNGQAIWGDKRGSSGAARPEKIIFDFPTEILTHVTGYFGPTMIMGPTAIKSITFHTTKKSHGPFGDETGTFFSSCLTEGRIVGFHGRGAWYVDSIGVHVLEGKVLSEKSAGTTPLGDMLALPMREIGDEVTYGVVKEPIPIGPGPWGGEGGKPWDDGVYTGIKQIYVTRDDFIGSIQIEYDRSGQSVWSTRHGNGGQITHRIKLDYPHEVLNCIYGYYNTCVGEGPRVLRSITVVSSRGKYGPFGDEVGTYFTSATTTGKVVGFHGRSAMYLDAIGVHMQHWLGDRNTATAAKPKASSVPKIAGPNPKTGSDNPRAGSTTKYYVSKYLF, from the exons ATG AGCCTTGCAAGCTTAAGCGGGAATGACCCAAATCCTTCCAGCGCTCCGTCGGCGCTCCGAAGCATAACGAGGTCCGTCGACAGAAACGGCCATAGGTACGCGGATGGCAATGCTGGATATGAAATGGTTCTTGCAAAGGATCAGAATCCTAATCCATCACGCATTGCAACCCTCTCAAACAAG ATGGTGTCATTTCCTAGCTTCATCTCGGACAACGGGACCATGACCATAAGCACTCCGGTGAGGTTCGGCCCGTGGGGCGGCACCGGCGGCACCATATTCGACGACGGCATATTCACCGGCGTCCGGCAGATCAACATAACGAGGGGGCTGGGGATATCCTCCATGAAGGTCCTCTACGACCGCAACGGGCAGGCCATCTGGGGCGACAAGCGCGGCTCCAGCGGGGCCGCGAGGCCGGAGAAG ATCATATTCGACTTCCCGACGGAGATCCTGACGCACGTCACCGGGTACTTCGGGCCGACGATGATCATGGGCCCGACGGCGATCAAGTCCATCACCTTCCACACGACCAAGAAGAGCCACGGGCCGTTCGGGGACGAGACCGGCACCTTCTTCTCCAGCTGCCTGACGGAAGGGAGGATCGTGGGGTTCCACGGCAGGGGCGCGTGGTACGTGGACAGCATCGGGGTTCACGTCCTGGAAGGCAAGGTGCTGTCGGAGAAATCCGCCGGCACGACCCCGTTGGGCGACATGCTTGCACTGCCGATGAGGGAGATCGGGGACGAG GTTACGTACGGCGTGGTGAAAGAACCGATACCGATAGGGCCCGGGCcgtggggaggggaggggggcaaGCCGTGGGACGACGGCGTCTACACGGGCATCAAGCAGATCTACGTAACCAGAGACGActtcatcgggtccatacagatcGAGTATGACCGGAGCGGGCAGTCCGTCTGGTCTACCAGGCACGGCAACGGCGGCCAGATCACACACAGG ATCAAGCTGGACTATCCACACGAGGTGCTGAACTGCATATACGGCTACTACAACACCTGCGTGGGGGAAGGGCCCAGGGTGCTGAGGTCCATCACCGTCGTGAGCAGCCGGGGCAAGTACGGGCCGTTCGGCGACGAGGTCGGGACCTACTTCACCTCCGCCACGACGACGGGGAAGGTGGTCGGCTTCCACGGCCGGAGCGCCATGTACCTGGACGCCATCGGGGTGCACATGCAGCACTGGCTGGGGGACAGGaacaccgccaccgccgccaaacCTAAGGCCAGCTCCGTTCCCAAGATCGCCGGCCCCAACCCCAAGACCGGCTCGGATAACCCCAGGGCTGGCTCTACCACCAAGTACTACGTCTCCAAGTATCTCTTTTGA
- the LOC125544953 gene encoding jacalin-related lectin 3-like isoform X2, producing MVLAKDQNPNPSRIATLSNKMVSFPSFISDNGTMTISTPVRFGPWGGTGGTIFDDGIFTGVRQINITRGLGISSMKVLYDRNGQAIWGDKRGSSGAARPEKIIFDFPTEILTHVTGYFGPTMIMGPTAIKSITFHTTKKSHGPFGDETGTFFSSCLTEGRIVGFHGRGAWYVDSIGVHVLEGKVLSEKSAGTTPLGDMLALPMREIGDEVTYGVVKEPIPIGPGPWGGEGGKPWDDGVYTGIKQIYVTRDDFIGSIQIEYDRSGQSVWSTRHGNGGQITHRIKLDYPHEVLNCIYGYYNTCVGEGPRVLRSITVVSSRGKYGPFGDEVGTYFTSATTTGKVVGFHGRSAMYLDAIGVHMQHWLGDRNTATAAKPKASSVPKIAGPNPKTGSDNPRAGSTTKYYVSKYLF from the exons ATGGTTCTTGCAAAGGATCAGAATCCTAATCCATCACGCATTGCAACCCTCTCAAACAAG ATGGTGTCATTTCCTAGCTTCATCTCGGACAACGGGACCATGACCATAAGCACTCCGGTGAGGTTCGGCCCGTGGGGCGGCACCGGCGGCACCATATTCGACGACGGCATATTCACCGGCGTCCGGCAGATCAACATAACGAGGGGGCTGGGGATATCCTCCATGAAGGTCCTCTACGACCGCAACGGGCAGGCCATCTGGGGCGACAAGCGCGGCTCCAGCGGGGCCGCGAGGCCGGAGAAG ATCATATTCGACTTCCCGACGGAGATCCTGACGCACGTCACCGGGTACTTCGGGCCGACGATGATCATGGGCCCGACGGCGATCAAGTCCATCACCTTCCACACGACCAAGAAGAGCCACGGGCCGTTCGGGGACGAGACCGGCACCTTCTTCTCCAGCTGCCTGACGGAAGGGAGGATCGTGGGGTTCCACGGCAGGGGCGCGTGGTACGTGGACAGCATCGGGGTTCACGTCCTGGAAGGCAAGGTGCTGTCGGAGAAATCCGCCGGCACGACCCCGTTGGGCGACATGCTTGCACTGCCGATGAGGGAGATCGGGGACGAG GTTACGTACGGCGTGGTGAAAGAACCGATACCGATAGGGCCCGGGCcgtggggaggggaggggggcaaGCCGTGGGACGACGGCGTCTACACGGGCATCAAGCAGATCTACGTAACCAGAGACGActtcatcgggtccatacagatcGAGTATGACCGGAGCGGGCAGTCCGTCTGGTCTACCAGGCACGGCAACGGCGGCCAGATCACACACAGG ATCAAGCTGGACTATCCACACGAGGTGCTGAACTGCATATACGGCTACTACAACACCTGCGTGGGGGAAGGGCCCAGGGTGCTGAGGTCCATCACCGTCGTGAGCAGCCGGGGCAAGTACGGGCCGTTCGGCGACGAGGTCGGGACCTACTTCACCTCCGCCACGACGACGGGGAAGGTGGTCGGCTTCCACGGCCGGAGCGCCATGTACCTGGACGCCATCGGGGTGCACATGCAGCACTGGCTGGGGGACAGGaacaccgccaccgccgccaaacCTAAGGCCAGCTCCGTTCCCAAGATCGCCGGCCCCAACCCCAAGACCGGCTCGGATAACCCCAGGGCTGGCTCTACCACCAAGTACTACGTCTCCAAGTATCTCTTTTGA